DNA from Tripterygium wilfordii isolate XIE 37 chromosome 15, ASM1340144v1, whole genome shotgun sequence:
ATTCTCACACTTAACACACTGTTTTGATACACACGGATAGAATATTGATTACAGATAACAGCTTGAAATCCATGGAAAAGTACTATCAGATAATCTTGTGGAAAGAATGAGAACAAAGTAGGTATCGGAAATGGGGTGAAGGATTGTATCTGAAGCATCTAAGATACAAGGAGCCTAAACACCAAACAAGTagcttatttatttttatttttttcatttttttctattGGTTAGATGTTGCTTCTAGATATTGCGTAAGTAATGTACATTGAACACTAAAAGCTTCATCATAAAGGTTTATTCGGTCCATGAAAGTGAGACATCCataattctatttttttcttttcttttttatgttcctggaaaacaaagacaaaacccTCTCTTCCAACTTCTCAATTCTTCTATAAATTTCATATTGACCATGAAAAGTTGTAGAGCAAACCTGGGAACAGCCCAACCCTTGGCAAATGTGGAAGTGTGAGTAAAAGGGGCGTGTGCCAGATCTAACAGGTTATCCAGAAGTAGTCCATGCTCCACAGGAAGTTCCATGACAATCTGCAACACGCAAGATCATTAAAGAGATAAATTTCTCATGCAAACTCATTTAAGCATAGATTTCAACCTTCCTGCATCAAGAAAAGATGTTGATGTATCTACAGCATACCTCAGCATGAACACAGAATCCCGAAGGAGGTTGTAAAGAAGGAAGAGTTGCTGCAGGAGGGTCATTGCCAGGCCAAATCCAGATTAATCCCTCTTGCTCAAAACATGGCAATGATTTGATCTTCACATTAACTAATCGAGTGGATGGCATCTTTTCACATTTCCCATCTGTTGAATATTCCCACCCTAAAGTTTGTTTGGCACAAAAATTCAAGCATTATAAGTCATGAGTGTTCCAAATTTAGTCTTTAACAGTAATAGAATGTGTATTTTCAGCATTGTATGCTTCATTGCTAAATACTTAAGAGTTATAAATAAGTAAAAGATATAATCTTCTAACTTAATTTTTTGGTCCTCACTGACCATGGTACGGACACTGGATGCGGCCTTCATTTACAGAACCAAGGTCGAGAGGACACGCTCTATGTGCACAGGTGTTCTGAACACATCCAGGCTTCCCATCTTTTCCACGAAAGACAACCCACGGTTCCTCAAAGCACTCAAGTGGAATCTGCAACAGAAAGCAGTAAGGCACTCAGAAGAAGAAATCTGGAGCTAAATGGTCAAAAGTCAAGGATACTTCATGTATGGATGAGTCCTcttccaaaatatcaaatccTCCCATCCCCCACAACCCcagaaagataaaaaaaatatatcctcTTGTTTGCTCAGTAGAACAGGAAAAGGGTATTGAgattcttaaaataaaatctgTTTCCACTATTTTCAAGAAGTCTGTGGTAGCATCAAATGATGTGATTTCTGCAGTAGTTTCATAGAAGACTAATAGAAATGAAGAccaaattcaaaatattgtgTATTACTAATAGCTTACCATAGTATCATCTTTCAGATCAGTGGAGAAAGCCACAGGGTACCAAAAATTCTTTAAGCGGGGATGGTAAGGTTGAACTGGACCCGACACTGAGAGGGTTTTCCCAGTAAGCTTTTTGTTCACGGCATCTAAAGATGTTGATGACGTGCTGGGAGAAGGAGACAGTAGGTTTGCTTCTGCTGTGTTCCTGTCTTGTAAAAGCCTATCGTTAACCAATTCTTCCATGTAAGCTAGTTTATCTAAAGCAGTTTCCACCCTTGCTTCCGATATATGAACCTGGGTCAGATGCAAATCCGCTTTGAGATCAGAATCGAAGAGTGATCATCCAGTGGTCATAACTATCAAATTTAAAGGTATGGTAAAGTATTCATTGATGTGTACACGTCAGAAAGGATCTATGTAATGCATTGGCATTCAATGCATTGACACTCAACGGATTTGAGTATGTAATTGTTTGCAAGACAGTTGATTTAATGGAAAGCATATTTTTTTGTGTTCATGTCATCATATTAGCCTACTTTCATACCTGTGTATGAGCTTGTGCTAGTTCTTCTTGTAACCCTGCAAGCTCCGTCTTCAAGGTCCCAATTGACTTGATCTCTCGGGCAAGGGGATTTAGAACTTCAACAACCTAAAACAACATTAATAAGCTGAGATCTATCAGCATAACCAAGAACATTTTCAGTACAAAATGATTTTATAAGTAAATAAGTTCTTGAAAGAATATCAGATTCAATGACCAGTTTTAGATGTATCAAATGGAATTAAAGTATTCAGGAAATCAAAAAGACTTATATGAGTGAAGACCTTTTCATGGAGATGCATAATAGTGAGAACGTCTTGCCGAGCTCGCCAATCACAGTATTGTATATCAAATCTTGCCACTTCAAGGGCTTGATTTGCATCCAAAAACTTCCCTTTACATTGTGGGACTTTAGACCTTGGATCTTCCACATCAAAAATTGTCCCCAAAACACTTTTCTTCGCCACCAACCCACCTTCCTCACCAACTACAGCAAACACCCTAAACCCTCCTATAATACCCTGAACCCACAAATGCACACAATCTTAGACAGAAATCaacatttaaaaaaagattACCATATGAACTATCAAGATAAGCAAGCATAAGATCAAAATCTTTGCAAGTTGAGCTCCATAGACAATAGGAGACTAACTCATCCAAGCTTCAATTCAACAGGAAAATCAACAATCCAAACCAAAATTTGATGCAGAATTATCAAATACCCAGATAGATTAATAATCTGAAGTAAACAAAAGGTACCTTCTTGGAGTTAAATTTGGAAGATTTACAGAGAGAAATTGGTAGAGAGAGAGCTCCGGCAGAGGCGACAGTGGTCATGGCGTTTGAAAACTACCGTGaccagagagggagagagaaccaGAGAAAAGAAATGAGGGGTTTATTTGTGGACAAGAAGGGAGAGGCCTGGTGTTAAGCGGAGAAAAGCAGTGAGAGTTTATTATTTGTGGACGTGAAGAGGGCAGTGTTCCGCGCGATCTCGGTTGGCCTCCCAAGGATTGCCACGTGGAGAAACGTGGACACGAGTGTGATCCACGGGGCGTGCCTCGCATCCACATGCTCCTTTTGGGGCGAGAGGAAGTATCTTGCGTGTGTGGCCTTTTATCTCTCTGCCAGTTGCCAACTCGGATTTTCAGGATATCTTTCTCTATCTACTTCGGCTTACGTGGCTCTATCGTGGTTTAAAGAATTTGACCATCTGGGTTTCCTTATAGTGAGGTGGGAACTATTGTACACCAATCaaaatgattttgaatttaAACCGTTGATCTTGCACTCCTATCTTCTGATAGGATTTGGGGCTAAGCAATTTCATAAGATCTACAATTTACATTTAATAATAGAGAAAAAtttatacaaattttaaaaattgaaaaacaaaaatatggtgtGATGTTACACATCTCCCAAACCACTAAAtttcaattgtagactctataattttaaacgaattgtggaGCCCCAAATCCCTTCTGGCAGGCCATGATCCAGACTTTACCAATTAAAGAGTTGGTTATTTTTGCTTGTACTTTACGTGGGTTATGGTATAGGAGAAACTCTTTCATGCACAAAGGAGATTTCACCCATCCAATCCAGTTATCTAATATGGCTAGAGTCCCAACTATGACTTTTATTGATACTAAAATTTTACCCCCTTCCCAAGTGTACAATCACCAGTTGTTGGTTCCTTGTGATTCTCCTACTAGCATGTAGAGACCTCTGAAAAATGGGTTATGAAACTCAATTGGGATGCAGCTATCAGTACTTAGAATTTGGTCTCgggtttttgttttctgatGAGGGATGGTCATTATCGATTATTTTGTTGCTTTGACTACTTCTAGGTCCATTTGTTGTGCTAAATCAACAAATTCCCACACAATAGCACCAACTAGGTTAATCAATCAAGTATCCAAACACTAAATACGCAAGAAATACAGAGACACGAGATTTACGTGGTTCAGCATAAGGCCTAAGTCTACGGGTAGTAGAGATTATTTGCACTATGTTGGAGAAGAGATACAAAGGAGAAATCCACCCAATTACAACAAGATGAAGCCCAAATAGCTCTCTTTCACTCACAATTGcgtttttctctctcaagtgtttcACTCAAGTTCATCTGAAAATAGATTTTGACCTAAAACAGGTCTGGTCCGACAAGCCAGATTGATCAGGAAACACCACTGGTTCAAAACTGAAAACTGATCAAAAGAGGCTGTCCAAACGACTCCTAGAACCCGTCCGATCAATCAAGACCATAGGCCAATCAATCGGGCCAGACCTGTTTTAGGTCAAAATCTCTCGTCCGAACGACAGAAGAGAAACAACAATATCAGTAGGAGAAACGAGCCAATAAAATCACAAATTAATCTACATCCTACAGATGCATAGTCACTTTTAGAGGCTGTCAGATTTGCGAGTTCATTGGGGTATACGAAGTTGGAGTTGGAAAGGGATTCTAAAATCATTGTGCAAGCCATTCAAGGAGGATTGGGCTATTTACAAAGTTAGAGGAATGTGATAGAGGAAGCCATTAAACTTTTGCATTCTGTGGAGGAGTGGATAGTGTGTCATGCGCGACGATCTTTCAATAAGACAATAACTATGCTCATTTTCTCGCAAAGGAGGCTCTTTACAGCGCATCTCCATTAGTCTGGCTCATTGATCCTCCTCTCTTCTTGCGAGAGTTGTTGATTTGTTATTCTCTTGTAATTCATTTTGGTTGATTCATCTATTTTGCCATGGCTCTAATATGTTGTCTTAGTCTATTATTATTCAAGACATTTGCTTGTTTGCATGTTATAGTGGTGAACAATATGTTTTCACTACTGGACCATGTTCATCTTCtgggatgttttttttttggcaagtaTCTCTTGGGATGACTTTGCCCACCCTGAcataaatttttgtgtttgcccCTAGAGTCATCGGATGACACATGACAACGTGGAATCCGCCAGTTACATGCTCATAAGTGATCGGTGGCAACGTTGGACCCGTCAATTACCATGCTCATCCAATCGCCAGTGAATACGTGGTGGAAGCAAGCGGATTTTTGCACTAACGTTTGATTATTTTGCATGTAATCTGGTATTATTTGACCTAAAATTTAGGGATTAGTTGTTGCAAAATCAGGGTTGTCTAGTTAAAAAGCATGTACGGAAAGGTTAAAATATAGGGACTTCATGTTTTAGCCGTTTCTCCTGTTAAGCAATTTGTTACTAAATGAGAGATATTTTAGCTGGATAAGCTCGACAGAGTTCAGGAAAATATGGAGTTTGTAATTTGATGCAATCTCATATCAAAATATGGGGAAATTAGATAGAATGACAAAATACAACATTTGTACTCCAATAAAGACAAAGCGGGAAAAAGTTTAGGGAAGAGGACAAATTATATTAAGTGACTTAAATGCccctacatatacatatattctcctttcttattcttcttcttccttccgcttttttcttttctgcaaCAAATACTcttattctttcttctttcttctttcttccactttcttcttccttgattggtgcctcctctcttcttcattcattgcttcttctcttttttttcctttgcttgCAACATAGATCGgcgtttattcttcttctttcttgcgaCTAAAATtgaggtttcttcttcttccttagCTTGGGACAAAGACAGATCTGCAAAGCAGAGCTCTTGAtcgagagagaaatagagaacgaaaatgaaaaaGCCGTCATTCGATTGTCATCACcaaatttgatattttatcTGTTTTGGAGCTGctaatattatatctgttttgcatATGCTGTAATTACATATGATAAGGCGCATCATCTAtcttcattttttgtatttttttcttctgattctGGTTATGATGGATCTGtttataaattatcaattttggatttgttgaaattttatttgtttttcccaAATATTATCCGTTTCTCCaaaatattttctgttttatctatcataaattttcaaatgaaatctgtctaaaaaacataacaaaattaaaccaaatcAGTTTCACCTGCCTAAAAATTTACAGATAACATATACATTCAACAATCCAGAATTTCATTATCTATCATAATATGTTCATGCATACAAtcataaaatccaaaaaaaaatcacaaaaaataatatgacagtattacatgtctttctatcGTGGTTTCCTAACTTTtcacatctaatacacataattttcCTTCTCCACTATAAAAATAAGATATCTACTAGAAACAGATATTATATAttagaaacagataacatatcaataGGTGCAggtcgaaacagataacaaattATCAGATTCGTGGGAATGGTGGATCACCGTCGTCCGACCACCGATCAAGGTCGCCGACCCACCAAAATGAAGCACCGAAGCACCATGACCAATCCCCAACCATCATTCGCTGCCATCAATTGCTGATTCCATTGGATTTTGCCCTTGAAGTCGCGGCCAACCGTGAAGAAAAGTGCCAAATCCAGCCACCAGAGACTTTGCCGCCACAAGCAACCACCACGGGAGTGTAACCCATACCTAGACGCACCATCCCTTCCCATTGGCTAGTCGGAATAGTCACCGAAAAAGGAAGATTCAATTTGGGTGTCAAATGGGGAAGATaagaagatgagggtatttcagtcaataaaataaatatttataactttttgtcctttatgaaatatttttttaaacttaatggaccttatggaacaaaacttattggagtgtccttattggaacaaaacttttagTGGAGAGACTTATCACTAATTTTCCCTCAATATTTGGAGTGACAGCAAGTTCTAACACACATGAACACACATCATATCAAACATTTTTATTCCCCATAATCCAAGATAGGTGGTGGATCTTTTGTCCAGCGATGTAGAAGATTTCCAACATATTTTTGTCACGCTCGGTGGATTTCCGAGGGTCAAATGCAGTTGATCTCCTGCCTAGAGCAAAAGGATAGTTAACAACTTGGTTCAAATCATATAAAATCACATTAATTTATATAACTGATTATACTTTATGAATAATAAATGGGCACCAGtaaattaatcaattaaaattgcactttttttgaACAGATTAAAATTGCACTTAAGAATAGCAATTAAGTGATTCTTTGGATGTGATTATTGCGGTTCGAGACCCATCTTTCTCCTTACATCCTTGTGGTGTGATTGTTCTTGACATTCAGGAGTTGTCTAAGctttttcatatttgttgtttctCTCATGTTAAGAGGTCAGCCAATTGTGTGGCCCCCCATTTAGTTAGATTAGCTCAAACATCTGATGATGTGTATTTGATTGAGGAATGTCCTCCTTCGGTTCTATCTTATATAGAATTTGATCTTCGTTAATGAAGTATTcgtctttttctcaaaaaaaaaatttataaataaattatccaCTTTTTAAGGAAATCACTTAATTACAATCACAACCGTAATTTAAATGTAAATATTTGTACTTAATGCACTATGTAATTCATATATCTATTTATACGACAAAATTGGAATTTGGGAGATAGCAATCATGTATAACACAGTCAATTTGCTTATATAATAACCCAAATCATATCAGAGATAGTAAACCGTGTATATAATCATATACATAGTATGATTATTGAATAGGAGAATGATTTTGGTGCAACCACATCAGCTTTTAGGAAAACTCTATGATTGCCATGTGGATTAATAGAAaagattaatttttatttattcaagttatacacaaacacacaaataacacgtattaattattgatttaattagaaaaaattaaatcatGTATAACCATTACAAAATGATTTTAATTTAACCatttctttcctatttcaatttatcaattgatttgtgtCATTAAAGTATCATGCATAACCATTAGAGAATGATTATaatttaacaatttctttcctatttcaatttatcaattgatttgtgtcattatagttgattttgttttcctttcacatTTAATTGCTAAATGGCTACCatataatttaatccattaattgGGTCATTATTCCATACACAACCTCACTCATTTCattaatgttgattttatttttctttcacacTTAATTGCTAAACAGTTACCATACGATTAAATCCATTCATTGGGCCATTATTCCATACACATTCTCACTCATGTCTTCCATGTTTTCATAAAATACgtttatcaaaacataaaatacgttTTATTTGATGTCTTCCATATTTTCGGCAGTTTGATTCATGTCTTCCATGTTTGATAGACCAACCCCATTTGTAACTGTTAATTCTCAAAAGTAGTGCAACTACGAAGAAATGCAAGAGAAGGCTCCCATTAAATTCTTAGAGGTTGGTTATttctatttgtttcaatttatgatgtttaatacaaaatatttgttaattgtGATGATTGTTTAACCTCTATAAATTAGTAaatctttgtgttcttttcaactttcaaaacaCCTTAACTTATTCTTTCTCGTACAACATATCATTATGGCTGATACACTGAAAAAAATTGATGGTTAAAGGATGAATTGGGAGATGATTGCCCGCATCAGCCGGCGATGAGATTCTAAGAATGTCTGAAATAACAATGACCTCCTGAGTGTAGATATGCTTCTTTCAGATGCAGAGGTGATGTTAGACTATTCTATTTTTTAACTACTTGGTTCGCATGTTGgtttaaatcaattaattttgtaGTAGGTATACTTTCAATTAATATTATGTAATTAACATTGatataattagtatttttttcataTCACATAACCCAACACATTTGCTCCACTTGTGTCAACAAGAAGTTCCAGTAGGTATGATTTCACTTTATGGAATTAGTTTCCCATAAATTGTTTATTAAATGATTGCTCCTGGTTTTCCTTACTGTGATGGGTCTAAATTGAGCTTTTTATGTTGTTAATGGTCTCTATCTTTTCACTTCGTGTATCTTGCTCCCCGATGACTTGAAGGGTAACTTGTAtctcgcatgttagactattCTATTTTTTCGTTAAATTTGTACCATATCTTTTGAAGCCAATGTATTgctattgtttattttattaaaccTAAAACACTTATTGGATGTATTGTCTAACATATTGTTGTTTGTGTCTTTTTTTGATGCATTAATTTACAACTTCGGCTATGCAGGGAACACAAATCCACAGAAAAATTCATAAGAGTCAAGTCGAAATGTTTcacaataaaatcaaagagggaCATATCTACGTGATTAAAAATTTCAAGGTCGTTGGTAGTAATAATGCATACAAGCTTGTACCGGGAGATGTATCAATCAATTTTTTGCCCATTTCTTCATTCAAAGAGCTATCGGGGTATGATGGTGCTCCCATTGAGCACTACaagtttcattttcaaaatcaagatgAGATAATCAAAAGGGTAAACAACCACACATATTTGACAGGTTTTCAATTTCCTTACAAATTTACGCtgcaatataattaaaaagaaaaattacatgCCACTTCCATCCTTAAACCTAAATTTGTTCAAATTTATATACGGAGATTGAAATTACATGCCGCGCAAAGCGCGGGCATGGCccctagttatatatatatatatatatatatatatatatatatatatatataaacaaaatattatCCGAATCACATCAGACATTAAAATCGGTGAATGACATATACACTAAAATATGTAATTAGTTGAATgacaatcacattgcatgtaaaggatcacccacccattagTATTGAGTTCGAATCCTACCCTTCTGCAAAcgctgtttcaaaaaaaaatgccaattcAAACCATGTCatcaatttttatatttttttaaagattttaaATATAGACAaatattttcacttttttttttaatttgttttgttttagattATTATTAGTTGTGAATTACTACTGAATTGAGAtattgtatgggccaaaaaccgTTGACCCGAAATATTTGAACATAAGTAAAAAGGCCCGATGAGGCCCATGGTTGGATCGGCCCAAATATCCATCAGAATGCATGATTGGCCCAAGCCCATAGGCCATAGCCCACGGTCAGAATGGGTGCAAGAATAGATATTTAAGGCCTAAGGCTTTAAATGCCAAATGAGTCACAGGCCCAATTATAGCCCAACAAAGAAGTCCGTCCGTAGGTCGTCACGTGCTGATCACGTGACTTgcaacactataaatagaggaggacCCCTCCTCGTTTACTCTCTGAACGACCTGATATCGCTCTTTCTCTAAAAGgtctttcacttctctcacttgaATATCTCCACCGTTACAGATTTGACCGTCGGAGTTTGTTCGGCCGACACCACACCTGTGTCCAAGTTTGACGATCAACCTTCTTTTGATTTTGCAAGGTTGTCATAGGTCTCAATCGACGATAACAAATTGATTACAGATTTTAAGATCTATAGATATTAGATTGTAC
Protein-coding regions in this window:
- the LOC120016258 gene encoding chlorophyllide a oxygenase, chloroplastic-like — encoded protein: MTTVASAGALSLPISLCKSSKFNSKKGIIGGFRVFAVVGEEGGLVAKKSVLGTIFDVEDPRSKVPQCKGKFLDANQALEVARFDIQYCDWRARQDVLTIMHLHEKVVEVLNPLAREIKSIGTLKTELAGLQEELAQAHTQVHISEARVETALDKLAYMEELVNDRLLQDRNTAEANLLSPSPSTSSTSLDAVNKKLTGKTLSVSGPVQPYHPRLKNFWYPVAFSTDLKDDTMIPLECFEEPWVVFRGKDGKPGCVQNTCAHRACPLDLGSVNEGRIQCPYHGWEYSTDGKCEKMPSTRLVNVKIKSLPCFEQEGLIWIWPGNDPPAATLPSLQPPSGFCVHAEIVMELPVEHGLLLDNLLDLAHAPFTHTSTFAKGWAVPSLVKFLTPASGLQGYWDPYPIDMEFRPPCMVLSTIGISKPGKLEGQSAKQCATHLHQLHVCLPSSRQKTRLLYRMSLDFAPVLKHIPFMQYLWRHFAEQVLNEDLRLVLGQQERMINGANIWNRPVVYDKLGVRYRLWRDAVEQGEKQLPFSK